ATGTGGCAAGCCGAATTCGGGCGGGCAAAGATGTGGAACCTGCCGCGCTTGCTGACGCCGAACGCGTACGCAGCGAGTTCACCGCTCAGGTTGATGCGTTACTTGAACAGTCCCCATTACTGGCGCTGGCGACGTTGCCAGAACTCCCGCCAACGCTTGAAGAAGCAGACGATCCTCTCAGCGTCGTGAACCTGACGCGCCTGGTCCGGCCTTTCAATCTCAGTGGGCACCCGGCGTTGACGCTGCCAATCGGTGAGATTCGTGGCCGTCCGGTTGCGTTACAACTGGTTGCGGCCAAAGGGGGCGAAGGCTTGTTAATTCAGGCCGCGCAGTGGTTCGAACAGCAGCGACGACGCCACTAAACACAGCCTTTTCGTTCGTTTTTACCTTTAACTAACGACTCAATGAGCGTGGCTCATTGCGGCTTCGTGCACCCTTTTGCCAGTAAAAATAATATTCGGGAGTGAGCCATGTCTGTCATCAACGTTCGTGAAGAGCTTGTTCCGCTACTGAGCGAAGTCACCACTCGTAGCGCCGATTTTGAGCATCAACGCCATATTTCTGAAGACATTATTGCCCGCTTTAAACAGGTCGGCGTGTATCGCGCGCTGGTCCCGAAAATTTACGGCGGGGATGAATGTTCTCCGGCGCAGTTTTGCGAACTCATTGAGCAGATTGCCACGGCAGACGGTTCGGCGGGGTGGGTGGCAAGTTTTGGCATGAGCCCGTTCTACCTCGGCGCGTTGCCTTTGGACACATTGAAAGAGCTGTACCGCAACGGGCCTGATGTGGTGTTTGCCGGCGGCATTTACCCGACGCACAAAGCGATGCTGGCCGATGGGGGCTATCGCGTCAGCGGGCGCTGGAGTTTTGCCAGCGGCAGCATGGGGGCATCGGTCTTTGGCGTGGGTATCCAGCCTGATGAGGAAAAATCTTTGCCGCGTATGGCGGTGCTGCCACGGGAATACGTGCAGATCGATCCCGTGTGGAACACCGTTGGGCTGGCCGGAACCGGCAGTCACGATCTGCTGGTCAACGATGCGTATGTCCCGCAGGAGTGGACCTTTATTCGCGGTGGTGCGCTGAATCTCGAAGGCGCGCTGTATCGCTATCCGGTGCTTTCCCTCGCGACTCAAGTGTTGTCAGTGGTCGCGCTGGGCGTGGCACGGGCGGCGCTCAATGAAATCTATCAAATCGCGCATCGCCAGCAGTCGGTTACAGGGGCACCTAAGCTCGCCGAAAGGCCGCAGGCGCAGATGCAAATTGCCCGTTGCGAAGCCGACCTGCGCTCTGCACGCGCCTGGTTCTACGAGGCAATTGACGAAGTCTGGCAGAGCTTGTTGGCGGGCGATGCGGCAAATCAGGAACAAATTAACGCCTTACGGCTCTCTTCCACGCACGTGACTCGCGTGGCGGCAGAAGTGGCACGCCAGGCGCTGGCGCTCAACGGCATGGGAGGCGTCACGATGACCAGCCCATTACAGCGTTATGTCCGCGACACCATGGTGATTACACAACACGCCTTTATGGGCGACCTCTCTTATCTCAACGCCGGTACGGTCTTTTTTGGTGGCAAACCGTTACCGGGTTACCTGTGATTTTTCTTAAAAGGAGCAACAGATGAGCCAGACAAACAAATTACGTGTGCTGTTTTGCATCGGGATTAATCAGAACTTTTTCGATGCAAGCCCAGTTGAAGCCAAGCAAGTGTGGGGCGCTTTTGGCGTGATGATGAAAGGGGTTGAAGAAACGCCTGGGATTCGGGTTATCGGCAATATGGATGACGACCAACTGATGGTCGGCTCGTCGACCACCGCGCCATGGACCACTTACATCCTGGCCGATGCTGACGCGCTGGAAAACGTCGCGGCCGTTTGCAACTTGTTCCGCACCACACCGGTGGGTGATAGCGGCAGCAAATTGTGGAAGTACTGCAAAATCGAAGCGCGTGTTGGGCGTGAACTGATTATTCAGGGCTAATTTTTTCAGAGCTTTTTTTCAGGGGAATGGAGCCAATGATGAACTCACAGGACGCGCTGCGTTTGCAGCAACTCGAAGACCAGCAGGCGGCACGCGTTTGCATCAGCAACTACATGTGGCTGTGCGACAGGCTCGATAGTACCGAGACGGTTCAGGCCATCGGCGACCTGTTTACCGCGGATGCGTGCTGGGAAGGCGTGGGCGAGCCTTATGCCGCGCGACTGGGGAGACATCTGGGACGTGAGGTGATTGTGGCCATGATGGCAGGCTATGTGCGAACCCCTGCGCATTTTGCCATGAACGCCCATTTTCTTTGCTCTGAAGCCCTTAACCAGCAGGTCGATGGCCCGCTTTTTGGCCGCTGGCTGATGCTGCAAACCTCCGAGTTTACTGCCGGAGGGGCGCATCTCAACGCCGCGGAAATTAACGTGGAATTTCGCCGCGAAGCAAGCGGTATGCGTATCCACCATTTTACCACCCGCAACCTGTTCAGCCGGCCAGTAAACCATTGGCATGCAGCGGATGAGCTCCCGGTGCCGGATAAAAACTAGACAGCCGATAACGTGCAGGAGATTGGACATGCAATGTGACAACATCATTCAGATAAAAAACATTAATACCGATGCGCCGACGGTGCCTGACCGCGCTGAAATTGCAGCCCTGGTTCAGCACGATCGGGTGCACACCTCGTTGTATAACTCCGACGCGCTATTCCAGCTCGAGCTGGATCGTATTTTCACGAAAACCTGGGTTTGGGTGGCGCACGCCAGCGAAATTCCTGAAACCGGGAGCTTTAAAACCACAGAAATAGGCACCCAGCCAGTCATTGTGGTGCGCGATCGTAAAGGGACGGTTCATACGTTACTCAACCGTTGCCGACACCGCGCCGCCACCGTTTGCGAACACCGCACCGGTAAAACCAACAGCTTCGTTTGCCCGTACCACGGTTGGGGATATGCGCTGGACGGCAGCTTACGCGGCGTGCCACACCCGGAAAGCTAT
The nucleotide sequence above comes from Buttiauxella selenatireducens. Encoded proteins:
- a CDS encoding IacB protein; translated protein: MSQTNKLRVLFCIGINQNFFDASPVEAKQVWGAFGVMMKGVEETPGIRVIGNMDDDQLMVGSSTTAPWTTYILADADALENVAAVCNLFRTTPVGDSGSKLWKYCKIEARVGRELIIQG
- a CDS encoding nuclear transport factor 2 family protein, whose product is MMNSQDALRLQQLEDQQAARVCISNYMWLCDRLDSTETVQAIGDLFTADACWEGVGEPYAARLGRHLGREVIVAMMAGYVRTPAHFAMNAHFLCSEALNQQVDGPLFGRWLMLQTSEFTAGGAHLNAAEINVEFRREASGMRIHHFTTRNLFSRPVNHWHAADELPVPDKN
- a CDS encoding acyl-CoA dehydrogenase family protein, with translation MSVINVREELVPLLSEVTTRSADFEHQRHISEDIIARFKQVGVYRALVPKIYGGDECSPAQFCELIEQIATADGSAGWVASFGMSPFYLGALPLDTLKELYRNGPDVVFAGGIYPTHKAMLADGGYRVSGRWSFASGSMGASVFGVGIQPDEEKSLPRMAVLPREYVQIDPVWNTVGLAGTGSHDLLVNDAYVPQEWTFIRGGALNLEGALYRYPVLSLATQVLSVVALGVARAALNEIYQIAHRQQSVTGAPKLAERPQAQMQIARCEADLRSARAWFYEAIDEVWQSLLAGDAANQEQINALRLSSTHVTRVAAEVARQALALNGMGGVTMTSPLQRYVRDTMVITQHAFMGDLSYLNAGTVFFGGKPLPGYL